From Mycolicibacterium cosmeticum, a single genomic window includes:
- the eccD gene encoding type VII secretion integral membrane protein EccD, giving the protein MPDNTVMPIVRVAVLAAGADEESGRAAGRLTELALPAELPLREIIPAVQRTVLPADDGADLDGTPARLSLAPIGGAPFSLDATLDTVGVVDGDLLALQEIPAGPAAPRIIEDIADAAAIFSTARERAWGAGQIQRGAVAAVIAFLLLATALAATFRVGTGHAGGLFTLAGVAVVAVVASLVARPRSVSLGTALAVTALVPVAAAFALAVPGDFGAAQLLLAAAGVTAWSIIGIVVFERAIATFTTTAVTGFGVLLFAALASVWELNDTRIGCGLLVFALVVTVQAAQLSALCARLPVPVIPAPGDPTPSAQPLRVLEDLPRRVRVTNAHQTGFLAAGVLLSATGSVILVAGPVVSPWAWVLVVVAALGTALRARVWDSAACKAWLLSHSFLVTSALLIVLLVTDRYTAAWWALGVLTVLVAGWVLVASNPRIAAPDTYSLPARRLLGFVAAAVDASVIPLAAYLLGLFEWVLNR; this is encoded by the coding sequence ACTGTGATGCCGATCGTGCGGGTGGCCGTGCTGGCCGCCGGCGCCGACGAGGAGTCCGGTCGTGCCGCCGGGCGGCTCACCGAGCTGGCGCTGCCGGCCGAACTGCCGCTACGCGAGATCATCCCGGCCGTGCAGCGCACCGTGCTGCCCGCCGACGACGGTGCCGATCTCGACGGCACGCCGGCGAGGTTGAGCCTGGCCCCGATCGGCGGCGCACCGTTCAGTCTGGACGCCACGCTGGACACCGTCGGGGTGGTCGACGGCGATCTGCTGGCATTGCAGGAAATTCCGGCCGGCCCGGCCGCACCACGCATCATCGAGGACATCGCCGATGCCGCGGCCATCTTCTCCACCGCCCGGGAACGCGCCTGGGGGGCCGGCCAGATCCAACGCGGCGCCGTCGCGGCGGTGATCGCCTTCCTGCTGCTGGCCACCGCTTTGGCGGCCACCTTCCGGGTCGGCACCGGCCATGCGGGCGGGTTGTTCACCCTGGCCGGAGTCGCCGTCGTGGCGGTGGTGGCGTCGCTGGTCGCCCGACCGCGGTCGGTGTCGCTGGGTACGGCGCTGGCGGTGACCGCACTGGTTCCGGTGGCCGCGGCATTCGCGCTGGCCGTCCCCGGTGACTTCGGTGCCGCACAACTGCTGCTCGCCGCGGCCGGCGTGACCGCCTGGTCGATCATCGGCATCGTCGTGTTCGAGCGCGCCATCGCGACCTTCACCACGACCGCGGTCACCGGATTCGGTGTGTTGCTGTTTGCCGCCCTGGCTTCGGTGTGGGAGCTGAACGACACCCGGATCGGTTGCGGCTTGCTCGTTTTCGCGCTCGTGGTCACGGTGCAGGCCGCCCAACTGTCGGCGCTGTGCGCGCGGCTGCCCGTCCCCGTCATCCCCGCACCGGGCGACCCGACCCCGTCGGCGCAACCGCTGCGGGTGCTGGAGGATCTGCCCCGCCGGGTGCGCGTCACCAACGCGCACCAAACCGGTTTCCTGGCCGCCGGCGTTCTGCTGTCGGCCACTGGTTCGGTGATCCTGGTCGCCGGACCCGTGGTGTCGCCGTGGGCGTGGGTTCTGGTGGTCGTCGCGGCGCTGGGCACGGCCTTGCGCGCCCGGGTGTGGGATTCGGCCGCCTGCAAGGCGTGGCTGCTGAGTCATTCGTTCCTGGTGACGTCCGCGCTGCTGATCGTCCTGCTGGTCACCGATCGCTACACCGCGGCCTGGTGGGCCTTGGGTGTGCTGACCGTGCTGGTCGCCGGCTGGGTGCTGGTCGCGTCGAATCCACGGATCGCCGCGCCGGACACCTACTCGCTGCCGGCGCGGCGCCTGCTGGGCTTCGTCGCGGCCGCGGTGGACGCCTCGGTGATCCCGCTGGCCGCCTACCTGCTCGGCCTGTTCGAATGGGTTCTGAATAGGTGA
- the mycP gene encoding type VII secretion-associated serine protease mycosin, producing MTGSRCGSALLGAVGAVVLLSCPAAGAVTPPAVDDQVAPPTGAAGPVQAMALRTPCVTTGVLPGTDSAAVNPNQVALDLPGAWRYSRGDGQTVAVIDTGVRPGPRLPNVEPGGDFVEAGDGLSDCDGHGTLIAGLIAGQPGADGFSGVAPGARLVSIRQTSAHYSPAQQGADPVLTRAGIDIATLARAVVRAADLGARVINISAVTCLPADNTVDQSALGAALRYAAVDKDAVIIAAAGNSSSTTAAGTSCAANPLADPARAGDPRNWGGVTSVSIPSWWQPYVLSVGALTRQGEPAPFTMAGPWVGIAAPGQDITSLSNSTDGGLANGLPDARGELAPASGTSYAAAYVSGVAALVRARFPELTAEQVVRRLTVTAHGADRSPSNVVGAGSIDPVAALTWDVPGPGGPADTAKAVAAPPVPAPEDSTPRTVAFIGTGVLALVVLVVAALRRKDSAA from the coding sequence GTGACCGGATCCCGTTGTGGCTCAGCACTCCTCGGTGCCGTCGGTGCCGTGGTGCTGCTGAGCTGTCCCGCCGCGGGCGCCGTCACCCCGCCGGCGGTCGACGATCAGGTGGCTCCACCCACCGGTGCCGCGGGTCCGGTGCAGGCCATGGCGCTGCGCACCCCGTGCGTGACCACCGGCGTGCTGCCCGGCACCGACTCGGCGGCGGTGAACCCGAACCAGGTGGCGCTCGACCTGCCCGGTGCCTGGCGGTACAGCCGCGGTGACGGGCAGACCGTCGCCGTCATCGACACCGGCGTCCGCCCTGGCCCGCGGCTGCCGAATGTCGAGCCCGGCGGTGACTTCGTCGAAGCGGGGGACGGGTTGTCCGACTGTGACGGGCATGGCACGCTGATCGCCGGGCTGATCGCCGGGCAGCCCGGCGCGGACGGGTTCTCCGGGGTGGCCCCTGGTGCCCGGCTGGTGTCGATCCGCCAGACCTCCGCGCACTACTCGCCCGCGCAGCAGGGTGCAGACCCGGTGCTCACCCGGGCCGGGATCGATATCGCGACGCTGGCCCGCGCGGTGGTGCGGGCGGCCGACCTGGGTGCGCGGGTGATCAACATCTCCGCGGTGACCTGCCTGCCCGCCGACAACACCGTCGACCAGTCCGCGCTCGGCGCGGCGCTGCGGTACGCCGCGGTCGACAAGGACGCCGTGATCATCGCGGCGGCCGGTAACAGCAGTTCCACCACCGCAGCCGGAACATCATGTGCGGCAAACCCACTCGCCGATCCGGCCCGGGCAGGCGATCCGCGCAACTGGGGTGGCGTCACATCGGTGTCCATCCCGTCCTGGTGGCAGCCCTATGTGCTGTCCGTCGGTGCGCTGACCCGCCAGGGTGAGCCCGCACCGTTCACCATGGCCGGACCGTGGGTCGGCATCGCCGCGCCGGGGCAGGACATCACGTCGCTGAGCAACAGCACCGACGGTGGACTGGCCAACGGGTTGCCCGATGCCAGAGGCGAACTGGCGCCCGCCAGCGGCACCAGTTACGCCGCGGCGTACGTGTCAGGGGTGGCTGCGCTGGTGCGGGCCCGTTTCCCCGAACTGACCGCGGAGCAGGTGGTGCGGAGGCTGACGGTGACCGCGCACGGTGCCGACCGCTCACCGTCGAATGTGGTGGGCGCGGGCAGTATCGACCCCGTAGCCGCCCTGACCTGGGATGTTCCCGGACCGGGCGGTCCCGCCGATACGGCGAAAGCGGTTGCCGCACCGCCGGTCCCGGCGCCCGAAGACTCCACCCCACGGACCGTCGCATTCATCGGCACCGGGGTACTCGCGTTGGTGGTCCTGGTGGTCGCCGCTCTTCGACGGAAGGACTCAGCCGCATGA
- the eccE gene encoding type VII secretion protein EccE: MTARLALALLFIIPAALAYPWPTVTSRWVLGVAITVVILVFAWWRGEFVTTLLGRRLAIVVRNARKSPTGGQPADRGSVLLRIDGTGDLPVPLIAGYVDRYGLRCDKVRITSRDQGGQRQTWVGLTLAAEDNLPALQARSAHLPLHDTVDVIGRRLAGHLREHGWTVTAVEGGQPAPVRGDARESWRALADDAGFVAAYRIPVQALPELLDAVWASPAQETWTAVEFGVHSVAAVVAFRTAEAPGAAVPVPGLARLGGRQRPVLDALELSAAQRLDGHGPATPDLPTWLSWPVDAAGVPVRT; this comes from the coding sequence ATGACGGCCCGACTCGCCCTGGCGTTGCTGTTCATCATCCCGGCCGCGCTGGCCTATCCCTGGCCGACGGTCACCTCGCGATGGGTGCTCGGAGTGGCGATCACCGTGGTGATCCTTGTGTTTGCCTGGTGGCGAGGCGAATTCGTCACGACGCTGCTGGGCCGCCGGCTGGCGATCGTCGTGCGCAATGCCCGCAAGTCCCCGACCGGTGGGCAACCGGCCGATCGTGGCTCGGTGCTGCTGCGGATCGACGGCACCGGTGACCTACCGGTGCCGCTGATCGCCGGGTACGTCGACCGGTACGGACTGCGCTGCGACAAGGTCCGGATCACCAGTCGGGACCAGGGCGGGCAGCGGCAGACCTGGGTGGGACTGACCCTGGCCGCCGAGGACAATCTGCCTGCACTGCAGGCACGTTCGGCGCACCTTCCGCTGCACGACACCGTCGACGTGATCGGCCGCCGGTTGGCCGGCCACCTCAGGGAACATGGTTGGACGGTCACCGCGGTCGAGGGTGGTCAGCCGGCACCGGTTCGCGGTGACGCGCGTGAATCGTGGCGTGCGCTGGCCGATGACGCCGGATTCGTTGCGGCCTACCGCATTCCGGTGCAGGCGCTGCCGGAGCTGCTGGACGCCGTATGGGCGAGCCCGGCGCAGGAGACCTGGACCGCCGTCGAGTTCGGCGTGCACAGTGTCGCGGCTGTCGTCGCCTTCCGTACCGCCGAGGCCCCCGGCGCCGCGGTACCGGTACCGGGGCTGGCCCGGCTGGGCGGGCGGCAACGGCCCGTGCTCGACGCGCTCGAACTGTCCGCCGCGCAACGGCTGGACGGTCACGGACCGGCCACCCCGGACCTGCCGACGTGGTTGTCCTGGCCGGTGGATGCCGCCGGTGTACCGGTCAGGACGTAG
- a CDS encoding amidohydrolase family protein, whose protein sequence is MDEPTSVRRIWESLGLPGIVDVHTHFMPKNVMDKVWQYFDAAGPLVGRPWPITYRSDEQARLDTLRAFGVRAFTSLLYPHKPDMAAWLNQWAARFAADTPDCLSTATFYPEPGAAEYVKAAIAGGTRVFKVHVQVGGFDPTDALLDDVWGMLADAGIPIVIHCGSGPQPGNHTGPDPVRAVLRCHPRLRLIVAHMGMPEYTEFLDLAEDYDVALDTTMAFTGFAEETMPFPAAEYPRLRALGDRILWGSDFPNIPYGYLDAMTALTRLPGVDDAWLRAVFHHNGAALFGLN, encoded by the coding sequence ATGGACGAACCGACTTCGGTGCGTCGGATCTGGGAATCCCTCGGGTTGCCCGGCATCGTCGACGTGCACACCCACTTCATGCCCAAGAACGTCATGGACAAGGTCTGGCAGTACTTCGACGCGGCGGGCCCGCTGGTGGGCCGGCCCTGGCCCATCACCTACCGCAGCGACGAGCAGGCCCGGCTGGACACGCTGCGAGCGTTCGGGGTCCGCGCCTTCACCTCCCTGCTCTACCCGCACAAGCCCGACATGGCGGCGTGGCTGAACCAGTGGGCCGCGCGGTTCGCGGCCGACACCCCGGACTGCCTGTCGACGGCCACCTTCTATCCCGAACCGGGCGCCGCCGAGTACGTGAAAGCGGCCATCGCCGGGGGCACCCGGGTGTTCAAGGTGCACGTGCAGGTCGGCGGGTTCGACCCCACCGACGCGTTGCTCGACGACGTCTGGGGCATGCTGGCCGACGCCGGTATCCCGATCGTCATCCACTGTGGGTCGGGGCCGCAGCCGGGCAACCACACCGGACCCGATCCGGTGCGCGCCGTCCTGCGGTGCCACCCACGGTTGCGGTTGATCGTGGCGCACATGGGCATGCCGGAGTACACCGAATTCCTGGACCTGGCCGAAGATTACGACGTGGCCCTGGACACCACCATGGCCTTCACCGGGTTCGCCGAGGAGACCATGCCGTTTCCCGCCGCCGAATACCCGCGGCTACGCGCACTCGGTGACCGCATCCTGTGGGGCAGCGACTTCCCCAACATTCCGTACGGCTACCTGGATGCGATGACGGCGCTGACCCGGTTGCCCGGCGTCGACGACGCCTGGCTGCGTGCGGTGTTCCACCACAACGGTGCGGCGTTGTTCGGGCTGAACTGA
- a CDS encoding trans-aconitate 2-methyltransferase, giving the protein MWNPDVYLAFADHRGRPFFDLLSRVAADAPRRVADLGCGPGNLTETLGRRWPGAQIEAWDSSPEMVAKARERGLDAAVGDIEGWTPRPDTDVVLSNAALQWVPGHRDIVLRWTRQLAPGSWIAFQVPGNFDAPSHRAIREVARREPFAEPLREMPWREADVVGDPEDYAGLLTDAGCTVDAWETTYIHELRGETPVLDWITGTALTQVKARLSEELWQQYRRAIIPVLAQAYPVRADGITFFPFRRVFVVAQTR; this is encoded by the coding sequence GTGTGGAATCCCGATGTGTACCTCGCGTTCGCCGATCACCGCGGACGCCCGTTCTTCGACCTGCTGTCGCGGGTGGCCGCCGACGCGCCACGCCGGGTGGCCGACCTGGGCTGTGGTCCCGGCAACCTGACCGAGACGCTCGGCCGGCGCTGGCCGGGTGCGCAGATCGAGGCGTGGGACTCGTCGCCGGAGATGGTGGCGAAGGCGCGCGAGCGTGGCCTGGACGCCGCGGTCGGCGACATCGAGGGCTGGACCCCGCGCCCCGATACCGACGTGGTGCTGTCCAACGCCGCGCTGCAGTGGGTGCCGGGGCATCGGGACATCGTGCTGCGGTGGACCCGGCAGCTGGCACCCGGTTCGTGGATCGCCTTCCAGGTGCCCGGCAACTTCGACGCGCCTTCGCACCGGGCGATCCGGGAGGTGGCGCGGCGCGAACCGTTCGCCGAGCCGCTGCGCGAGATGCCCTGGCGGGAGGCTGATGTCGTCGGTGACCCGGAGGATTACGCCGGGCTGCTCACCGACGCCGGTTGCACGGTGGACGCCTGGGAGACCACCTATATCCACGAACTCCGCGGCGAGACACCGGTGTTGGACTGGATCACCGGGACCGCGCTGACCCAGGTGAAGGCCAGGCTGTCCGAGGAGCTGTGGCAGCAGTACCGGCGGGCGATCATCCCGGTGCTCGCGCAGGCCTACCCGGTGCGTGCCGACGGCATCACGTTCTTCCCGTTCCGGCGGGTGTTCGTCGTCGCCCAAACGCGGTGA
- the cysC gene encoding adenylyl-sulfate kinase has translation MGSQTGSTTRQLLRITTAGSVDDGKSTLIGRLLHDTDSLPLDHLEAVTDEEGVADLAALSDGLRAEREQGITIDVAYRFFSTETRSYILADTPGHERYTRNMFTGASNAHVAILLVDARAGVLRQTRRHARIAKLLGIKHFVATVNKIDLVDFDEGRFTEVQRELQLVADRLGGAELTVIPIAAKLGDNVVHRSTNTPWYAGPTLLEYLEAIELSAPHPEPANLRLPVQWVSRPTSEQRRRYTGRLSAGTLSVGDEVVSLPAGTRSTVTVLDTLDDDRTTAVAPLSVSIELADDIDVGRGDVFVSAADHAALPVLAREIDATVCWFQDSPLRAGDRLALKQGTRTVRATVQDLHTKLDPETLDELDGPVELALNDIGSVTLRTSSVVVADPYAENRDSGAFILIDEVSNDTVGAGIIVEARELKPSGHNRSDIKWHPSSLDREYRWSKTGQRGATIWFTGLPASGKSTLAVAVERALVESGQVAYLLDGDNLRHGLSDDLGFSAGDRTENIRRVGHLTRLLADAGVVALAALVSPLRSDREIARSLNDAAKLPFIEIHVATPVQECARRDPKGLYARAKSGELKGLTGIDAPYEAPDAPDLVVDTTGADIEHLVRQVIELLDKKRFVEPHP, from the coding sequence CGACAGCCTGCCGCTGGATCATCTGGAGGCGGTCACCGACGAGGAGGGCGTGGCCGACCTGGCCGCCCTGTCCGACGGCCTGCGCGCCGAGCGCGAGCAGGGCATCACCATCGACGTGGCCTACCGGTTCTTCTCCACCGAGACCCGCAGCTACATCCTGGCCGACACCCCGGGGCACGAGCGCTACACCCGCAACATGTTCACCGGCGCCTCCAACGCGCACGTGGCCATCCTGCTGGTGGACGCCCGCGCGGGCGTGCTGCGCCAAACCCGCCGGCACGCCAGGATCGCTAAGTTGTTGGGAATCAAGCACTTTGTGGCCACCGTCAACAAGATCGACCTGGTCGACTTCGACGAGGGCCGGTTCACCGAGGTGCAGCGCGAACTGCAGTTGGTCGCCGACCGGCTCGGCGGTGCCGAGCTGACCGTGATCCCCATCGCGGCCAAGCTGGGCGACAACGTCGTGCACCGTTCCACCAACACGCCGTGGTACGCCGGCCCGACGCTACTGGAATACCTTGAGGCCATCGAACTCTCGGCACCGCACCCGGAGCCCGCCAATCTGCGGCTCCCGGTGCAGTGGGTGTCGCGCCCCACCTCAGAACAGCGTCGCCGCTACACCGGCCGGCTGTCGGCCGGCACGCTGAGCGTCGGCGACGAGGTGGTGAGCCTGCCCGCGGGCACCCGGTCCACCGTCACCGTGCTCGACACCCTCGACGACGACCGGACCACCGCCGTGGCGCCGCTGTCGGTGTCGATCGAACTGGCCGACGATATCGACGTCGGGCGCGGCGACGTGTTCGTCAGCGCGGCCGACCATGCCGCGCTGCCGGTGCTGGCCCGCGAGATCGACGCCACGGTGTGCTGGTTCCAGGACAGCCCGTTACGCGCCGGTGATCGGCTGGCGCTCAAGCAGGGCACCCGCACCGTGCGGGCCACCGTGCAGGATCTGCACACCAAGCTGGACCCCGAGACGCTCGACGAGCTCGACGGCCCGGTCGAACTGGCGCTCAACGATATCGGTTCGGTGACACTGCGCACCAGCTCGGTGGTGGTGGCCGACCCGTACGCCGAGAACCGGGACAGCGGCGCCTTCATCCTGATCGACGAGGTGTCCAACGACACCGTGGGCGCCGGCATCATCGTCGAGGCCCGCGAGCTCAAGCCCAGCGGTCACAACCGCTCCGACATCAAGTGGCATCCGTCGTCCCTGGACCGCGAGTACCGCTGGAGCAAGACCGGGCAGCGCGGCGCCACCATCTGGTTCACCGGGTTGCCCGCCTCGGGCAAGTCCACGCTGGCCGTGGCCGTGGAGCGGGCACTGGTCGAGTCCGGCCAGGTGGCCTATCTGCTGGACGGGGACAATCTGCGGCACGGCTTGTCCGACGATCTCGGCTTCTCGGCGGGCGACCGCACCGAGAACATCAGGCGGGTGGGCCATCTCACCCGGCTGCTGGCCGACGCCGGCGTCGTCGCGCTGGCCGCGCTGGTGTCGCCGCTGCGCTCGGATCGCGAGATCGCCCGATCCCTGAACGACGCCGCCAAGCTGCCGTTCATCGAAATCCACGTCGCCACCCCGGTCCAGGAGTGCGCGCGCCGCGACCCGAAGGGCCTGTACGCACGCGCCAAGTCCGGGGAACTCAAGGGCCTCACCGGGATCGATGCGCCCTATGAGGCACCCGACGCCCCCGACCTGGTGGTCGACACCACCGGCGCCGATATCGAACATTTGGTCCGACAGGTCATCGAACTGCTCGACAAGAAGCGATTTGTGGAGCCGCACCCGTAA